The following DNA comes from Watersipora subatra chromosome 8, tzWatSuba1.1, whole genome shotgun sequence.
AAAGTAGTGACTGTTTTATTAATGAATGTTTTAGGTCAGCGTTTCTAAAAATCTTAGGGGTTTAAATAATCTATTAACTCTAATACCTGTCAGCAAGCGTGAAACTTTAACGTTGTGCCAAGTTTTTTATATTGGTGTTCAAAAGAAACTGTGCGTTGTTCTTTGTCGAAGAAACTTTGTTCGCTGAACCAATTTCCCAAacctatttataattttttgttctCACCTTTGTTACTAGTAAACAAACAGCTTATATGATTTATTACATGTAaccaaatttaaagttttgtcaaGATACAGATTATCCTATTAAATAATGTGTAGGAATTATTATTTGATAGAATATCGAGTCCTACACATTCAGATCAGATTAGATGCAGCTTCTTGAACCAATGCAATAAAACTAATTACGCATTACGTATCATCAGATTTCACAAggtattttttatttctaaactCAGCGAGAGAAACTTCGATAAGCAACACAGAAGTCATAATCTGTTTTAATTGAAGAGTTATAGTTGATGAAGAATGGGCTGGAGTCTCATCAAAAGCTGTGTTTTATCTTAATATCTAACTTTGGTGAATGATAGATCATAGGACAGataccgctcttattatagtgaagatatgttttttttactttatttcagTACCATAAAATTTTTCTTGATTGATTTTTCTTTGCAAAATAATCCTTGCTGGCTATAAAAAAATGATGTGAATTGAAATTAAATGTGTGCGGTTTAGTTGACCTGTcgtaaaattactgtaattatGGACCATAATCCGAGTAAAAGAGATAAGAataaggagaaaagttgttaattcaAGTCAATAATACTAAGGTCATTAAATTATAACGCTAAGTCtaacttttttcattttgagAGGCCAAAGGAGTGAGTTGCGAAGATCTTAGAACAGTTCAAGCAACTTATATGCATTTTACTGCTCATAcgacgtaaaatccctataatgtaaatgttcCCAGAATGGAATACTTAAGTTATAGGACTGTAATTGGTTGGCTGTAGATTGATATCGCATGGCAGTTCCTTGTGCTGTCTGTATCAAGCTGACAGCCTTCACTTCTAAACTGCTTCAGAACTGAAGAAGTTGGCAGCAAAGATGGTAAAGTGGACGCCTTCAACCAAAGGTCCTTCTCTATTGAGACAAATCTGATCATGAGCATGTAACCGATTATACAAATACGGAGCTTaaaacaagagaagacaactatgCAACTTAGCTGATGTGAGAGTTGAATATCTACAGTCGTGGCCAAAAGTATTAACACCCCCAACATTTTTTCATATTAATTTAGTTATTGCGCTATTACAAGGGCCCTGGCCCACATAAatcatataatctatatatgAAAATGGTCCGCAGAAGATTCTCCATCTCTCTAAAGCATGTTACAGAAGAATAGTTATTCATGGATGGGTACACAGGCTCTTATACATGACTGAGTCAAATCACAACAGTTTAGgactttattttatttgtggAATACAATTAGTGTATGTGATTAAACACTCTCAATTGGTCCCAGAAGTCTCAACAAACTCTATGTAATGAGTTGGCCCTGTAAAAAGGCTTCGGGGTTGATATTGCCATCCATTTTTTGTTTGCCATCCTTTACTCTCTATCACCACCCAGCATGCCTTGGCATGCTGTTGACCAAGTTCTCCATCCTCTCTGTAGTGACGAGTCCGTTCCATGCCTTGACAATACCTCTATCAATGTGGCTTTTGTGGTTGGCTTAGCTTTGGTACCCAGTAACTTTTTCTGATGCCATAAATTCTCTATGGGATTGAAATCGGAGCACTGTGCAGGCCAGCTCAACACCTTCACACTGTGGGTGTCGAACCACTCTTTACACCGTTTGGCAGTGTGACAAGGGTCATTGTCCTGCTGAAAAGTCCACTCTTCATCTTTGTACAGGTCCCTGGCAGATTTCAACAGCTTGTCTTCCATCACTTTGAGGTACTTTTCAGTGTTCATTCTTCCTTCACACGCGTGAATTTTTTCTGCACCACGAGCCGAAAAGCATCCCCAGATCATCACTGTCCGAGGGTGTTTCACTGTTGGCAACACACACACTGTGGTTTGTAGGCTTTTTCAACAGATCTCCTGACATATTGACATATTCCAGCAATATTTTGAAGCTCAAAATCAGACTCTTCACTGAATATAACATTGCTCCATTGCTCTAGACTCCACGATTTGTGCTACTTGGCCACCTccaaacaatgttttttgtgGACACTGGTGAGCATCGATTTTCTCCTTGGTGTCAATCCATACTTCTGTAAGATTCTTCTTGCCGTTCTTGGTGCAATAGATGTACCAGTTGACCCTTTAAGATCCTTTACCAGAGTTGTACTTCCTTTGAACCAGTCCTGGCGGTTCTTTCTGACCAATATGCGTTCATCTCGGGTAGCTGCAGCCTGTGGTCTCCCTGGCTTGCTGTGATCTATTAGTGTGTCATCCTCCTTATATCTTTTTATGGTGCAcctcacagttgaaatgttATTCTCAGTCTGTTTTGCAATAGCTGTGTAGCCTAGTTCTCGCTCATGGAGGTGAATAATCACAGTTCGATCAGTCTCCTGAAGGTGTTTAGTCATTTTCGCATTTGAAAATTTGTATGAAAATATCCAAAATGCACGCTGGATTTTATACTATTCAAAACCTTTCAAATCTTTTAAAGATCCACTCAGTGATTACACTATGTCTAGGAATTTATGTAATGCATTGCTTTATTGCTTTGTGTAAAGCATAGCGCATTTGTCTGGAAACTGAACTTGGAGATAAAAGTCAAAATTTGAATGAAAATATAGGGCCCGTCTCCAAAAGTTTGAACAGGGTTAATCTTTACCCAATTAACAATATTTCATGTTCATCAGAAAGAGTAGACTTTAAGCTTTAATTTGATGTACACTTTTCATGTTTTAAGCTGATAATAGGATAAGTAACGATTAATTGAAGTTGAGCTAGTTTGGCATTTCACAGCCAAAGAACGGAAAGAGGGGTGTTAATACTTTTGGCCACGactgtatattaataaatcctactttgtcattgtgtctgtctgtgtaaacacttttgtgaaaaaatgtgaTCTTACGATTTGTGAATTTGTAAATAATTACAGACTTTTACAGCAAATAATGTAGAACACAAAAATGCAAGCCTTTTTGTTACAGTAGAGTTTAGTATGGTGGTATTGTGAGTAATCAACCatgactatatacatgtataactatatgaataattatgaatatatatagatatgcataaaaatttatatatatacatatacgattatatacataaatatatgcatacaaatatatattaaataaatataaataagcatatacaaatatatatagttatatataaatgcatacaAATTCATGTATgactatacataaatatatacaaatacgtatacagttacatgtatacacataaatacatacaaatttatatatgtaaatatatattatatatatacagtatatacaactatacatataaatgtatatctatatcaatataagtgtttgtttgttggtttgtcatatgtccagttatgacgataaaatacagacaaaaAGCCGCTTCGCACTATTATTGAACTCAGAAACTCCGGTTTTGCATATAGGCACGTTAACCACTATGTCATCTTGCTATAGTATAGAACAATTGTgggcatacttattacacctggcAGTCTTTAATGGCGATCGGTTGAAACACAAGCTCTTCAGCTAGCCCACTTGAACTAGAAAAAGGGAAATACGAGCCTAGACTTCCCCAAAATGCtagaaatattaaatatttatagcatAAACTCAATTAAACTTACAGCACACataaagaaattaaaaacaaagttagaatgatgaattttgtatatgttgattaaaaatgagGCTTCTGtgcaaaaaacttattttattacctgCGCAATgtcaggcattcagctagtatctCATATTTGATAGCCTGTCGTGATTAAGGAAGGCATGACTATAGCAAATGTGAGTAAAACTCACACTAGACATGTTAAAATTCTAAGCTCGGCAGCACAGTTTTGCTTATTTGCATATATGAGCAGAAATTGGATTTCTgaaaattataaacaaaagacATTTAACTAACAGGTTTCCTGAGTGCTCCATTTCATTTATACAAGCTGATTATGGTGGCTGACCGCTTGTTAAAGGAACACTAAAACCACCAGTACCAAATATGTGGCAGCCAATTTTCATTCAACCAATGAACATTCCTGAAGCCTCACAATTCACTGATTTGTTAGTATCACAAATCTTCTGTTTCCTTTCTTATGCAGATAAATTCAACAAAGGAATGGCCTTGAGGTCAGGCTCATGTTAAACAAAAGAACTCATTTGATGCCCTCATGTTATGGTTTTTATTTCACCAGAGTATTCCACAATGTGTCAATCATGCAATTGATAATCCCCAAGCAAATGTTTCTGACCACTAAATAAGGGTGAGGCTACATCCTTGACACTGGCTGCAGTCCAAGTATACTGAATGATTTGGCCATTACATTGGCAGTGGCCTCACAAAGGAGTAATCTCCCTATGTTCAAACTCAATATCGCACCTACAATCAGATAAGAATTAGTAAACAACTATGTGAACTGAAATAATAAACAGTTTATTTTTCTACAGTGCTTTGAGTACATGTGCTTAGCTAAAAAGATTCATCGCAAGCCAGAACAGTAGAGAAAACGACTCCTTGTATAACCTATGTAAACATACTTTCAGACATCGTGGAGTGTACACATTACAAgatgaagaaaaaatatttatcagtTTAGTCTAAAAAGTATTCATAAAATTGGAGTTATCTTACACATATCCCTTTCAACGACATGTGACCATATTGCAATTATTCCATCAAAGAGCCAAGATTGACTCCATTAGCACATTTGCACATTTGTAGCATACACCAAATGCATTTGGTATTATGCAAGCTTTATATTTCCATAGATTAACAgttcaaaatatttataaaaatctccGGCTAAAGTCATGCTGAAGCCACAAACACGTCTATCCTCCGTCAATGGATTCGATCCGACTCCATTATTGCTTACTCTCGTGCACACCAATCAAAACCGATCACCATTCTCCAAAAATTTTGACAGAAATATAATAGGAATCTGAATGCCTCATGTGTACGTGATAACGTGACATCTACACTTACTCTGTCTGTAAGCATCATATTTACGGCCTTGAACCAAGCGTCTGTTAACCAAGCGTCctttatcaaaattttaaaccTTAGTCTAACGCTATTTATGATAGTTTACAACCACAAACACTTTTGCTTTTAAATGGAAGCCTCTGAATAAATCGCTGGTCTTTTACTCTCTGTCCCTGTCTACACATTTGATGGTTGAAAGAGTCTAAACTGTTTGTATACAtgtgtgaaaaaataaatgacaaaatgGCTAGCATGATCTGAAGAGACAAGATACTGATAGACAGAAAGGAGAGCATTAATACTACAGAACTCGCAGCCATTTGATTAATAGTGagtaaagtaacaaaaaatagCACTAACATCTGGACTACTAGCTTGTTACGAGCAGATATCTTTTTGTTTTGCCATGCAATGTTACAGTAAGATTTCCCGCAATATTCTCAATAAATTAGCCAAATATCATTCTGAAGCTTAGAAAGAACAAGCACAGaaattctagtagattttatcagaaagtatcggtagttttttttatcatttgtgattgtttttaatgtttgagctgatctgactgccaggatatttcaaaattaaaatcacaaAAACTTGATAGTAGtgaaaatgctcaaaagaaaaatatgtgcaaaataaCGCCACTCGTTGaagcgtctctattctgtccaTCTCTTTGTGACAATAGAcattataatcacacttttgcttgatccgAGCGATTTAACCATGATGAAgtcttttcaattttaatctagacacatcctggctgtcagacCACCTCGAACATCAAAgaaaatcacaaatgatagaaaaataccaatactttctgataaaatctacgagaattttgtgcaagtttgtCTTTGAAATACAATAGAGACATACAAAAGCTGTTCACACTGAAAGCTCCAACTTTGAGGCACTGACTCACCGGTAGTCCTATCCTTTTCCACGCAGTAGCAGTTGTCATAAAACTCTGTGTAGGCTCGTGACAGGTCATACAGGTACTCACACAGGTAGTGGATACACAAATCTGCTGTCATCTGAGAAATGACCTGTGAGACAAGGTGAGTACTTGTTGACTAGTAGAGGCCCAACCAGTATAAAAGCTCCCTATGAGCTCTGACGTTGCAATCCGGGATAAAAACCCTCAAAGGGTTTAGAGTACACAGAATATTCTTGTATTATAATTCCATGAACTAACCTctttcaaaaaacttttgtcAAATTGTGAATActtttacaaaaagaaaaaagcatCAAGAAAGACGAAAAACAAAACTTGTTCGCTGAAACTTAACCTAAATACTGTTCTTACCAACACAGCGAAGCCTCACTTATATCTCTCACCAGCTATTAACAtttcaatttaaaacaaaacttgttcACTGAAACTTAACCTAAATACTGTTCTTACCAACACAGCGAAGCCTCACTTATATCTCTCACCAGCTATTAACATTTCAATTTGAAATGCAACATTGGCCACAGATTGTTGTAATGGTGTCAatggaaaatttatttattacgCTTACCTCAGGAAATCGAAGAATGAACTTGGCCAATTTCCACTCCGCGTCATGCGCTATCGAAGGGGTGGATGTTCTAGCAGCCTCTGCCATTGCCTCTTCACTTACGTTTGCCAATCGGGCTATTGATCTGCATAttaacaatataaaaaattggATACATATATGACAGAATGATATTAGGAAGGGTGGATATAAATCAAATAGAGTGATACTAGAAAGGAAGGGATGTATATGGATCACATAGAGTGATACTAGGAAAGGATAGATACAGATAAGATAGAGTGATACTAGGAAGGGATAGATACAGATCACATAGAGTTATACTAGGAAGGGATAGATACAGATCACATAGAGTGATACTAAGAAGGGTGGATACAGATCACATAGAGTGATACTAGGAAGGGTGGATACAGATCACATAAAGTGATACTAGGAAGGGTGGATGCAGATCACATAGAGCGATACTAGAAAGGGTGGATACAGATCACATAGAGTGATACTAGGAAGGATAGATACAGATCCCATAGAGTGATACTAGGAAGGGATAAATACAGATCACATAGAGTGATACTAGGAAAGGATAGATACAGATCACATAGAGTGATACTAGGAAGGGATAAATACAGATCACAAAGAGTGATACTAGGAAAGGATAGATACAGATCACACAGAGTGATACTAGGAAAGGATAGATACAGATCACACAGAGTGATACTAGGAAAGGATAGATACAGATCACATAGAGTGATACTAGGAAGGGATAAATACAGATCACAAAGAGTGATACTAGGAAAGGATAGATACAGATCACACAGAGTGATACTAGGAAAGAATGGATACAGATGATATAGAGTGATACTAGGAAGGGTCGCTTACAGATACCAACAAAATATGCTAGACAAGCTAGAGGCAAGTGTATTACTATACAAGTACATATGTTCATGGAATGTTTCGACAGTAGTTATAACTCATAATTCCTTGAATAATTTTCAGTCGAAAGCTCTGAACACATGCGTTTATCTTAAAGATTTTTCTTGTCacaaaatggcttctgtttaaagGTGTGTGATAGAAGCAGTGATCTGAATCATCAGTCTTTTTCTCCTGAAATAATACTCAAATTTCTTAACTCATTCAATTCCAGACCTAATTACTGCTAACTACACAGTTGCAGGCTTTAACACAACACTTAAAATATGTGTCTAAAAAGCTGGAAGCTACTATATTCATATGTtaactaaacaaaaatatttgacattTTGATATTTCAGTAGATTTTTGAGATAATCGAGATGAACAACAATAAGTTCTGCTGACTTTAAAGGGTGAAGCAAAGGTGAGCCAAGACGGTAACCACAGCTGTAACAAACTGGGTCCTACGAGATAGTGTCAATCTTCACTGATTAGTATTGATTCGCTGATACATTCTTATCAAAAACAGCCATAAAGCACAACAGTCATGACTGAAACTACAAAACAAAACTTCAGCAAAACACTGTGAAAACCGAGTTCTGTCAATAGACATTACAACAATGTTCATGTGAGGTCAACAAAAGAccaataacaaacatttttagctCATCAAATACCAGTTCACCAATTCAACTCTGTTCACCTTAGCTTAGCAAAACAATAGTAAAAACTAAATCATTtacataaaaaaaaactttccaaAATTCAAAAAACGTTATGCTAAACGCAGGGTTAAACTCTGGTGATTTGCCAGAACAATTGCACTTTATTTACACTAATGGTTAAGGGTACTATTTTACTTCAACTAAACAGCTGTTGGTTAAGTAGAGGTGGGTTGTTATTTGCATGTCGTGGCTAAAGAAACTCAGCAAGGAAAAATGAATTCCGATAATCGGATATGCGACAACAGGCaaaattatatcaaaatatcaaatatgcaaaacaacaaaatatatcaATCACTGATTAAGTTAATTTATGGGTAAATGGCTCCGAATGAGCTGTCATCTGCCCTCAATTGTTTTGTAAATGTACAGCCTTTGCTTCATTAAGACGATGATAAAAGCAGTTTGCATCTTAATCCAACTGATTCATGAATTAGGGCCTTCATATTGGAACAAAGCATAAACGTTCATAACAATAGATGCTGCTACAGTGCTAGCTGCTGCGCCACTAGACTACTACCAATGTCAAGACTCCGCTGATACGAGTCACCTGAACCCATATgagtattaaaaatgttttggaaacGACCGCCAAACCGCTATTTAATCCTGTAAATATACCTGTAGTAAACCACACAGTTAATATTCGCGCACCAGCATAGATACTCTCAGAGCTTGcaaaagagaacaactcctaaCTATGTCAATAAAATAACTACGTAGCCCACCTAATCCGAGTATAAGTATAGAGAAGGTAAGCTGCTGTGTTTCCCTTGTCATCCAACATCTGAAACACACACAAGAACGTATAGTGGCAACTATAAGTGACAAAGATAACATGATTTTACTCAAATTTAAAAAGTGCCGtcttaaaaaggtttttgcaggTAAGCAAGAGAAAACAGATGAGACAGAAGGAACTGGCACATCCTACCATTAAGATAACTTGTAAGGTTTCTATCTTACAAGGACTTACTTGTAAGTCCTTGTAAAATAAGAAACttttcactcattaaatataTCAAAAACATGTTCTAGAAGCTAACCTGACATTCCTTAGATATATGATTTATTTCACTGACAATGTATAGGTGTTTCATGTGGAAAGCACACCCATATTTCATTACATGTGTGTTACCCTTTAAGACATGATACACATAATGCCAAAAATGCTTAGATCAACCTAAGTTCTGAGTTCAGTCTAAGGAAGGCAGCAAGAGAACACGGAACTTTACGCAaccaaacaaagtttttttttaaaataattcataataatgtttaaactgCTTTATATGGGAAGTCCTCATATTTTAGTATTAAGTACAATCAGCAAGTTTAACCTCAACTTGTCTATATTTGAGGCTGTTCACTCTTACACCTCATCTATACAGCACAATGTGTTActtagaggttgacttgcaacaaaattcacattacagttatttgatatgaaaagattcaccatgtcttactctgttttgttgtaggtgcaaaatatgtggaaaggtggttacaagctcttaaaagctcaaaaatgaacaaaaaatcgcagccacacgagaccgccgtagtttggattctctttccaaaacggctcaaatgtgacatagttgtgagagatggtttctgtttacactttcatgcaaccttattcgtcgaaatattttcacaaatatgcttcacgcattcaataaaaccatgtctattgttcttacgcgtctgttttatcatcatcgtaatgctgtcacttttagcagtgatatcctataacttaccgtaaaaattcgtttaattttttaaccttaccccgaaggagtacatatcattgtctgataatcatgacgagcctgttggtcacctgtgataatcgaaaagtgctgcaaaaattattttcgaagtattgggtcacatgatcagattacgacttgccgattagaccaaaccgaaacaaaactgtaaagtagcgagcatctatatttgatacggggtcttcggtaaaacccgaagtgtttgtcataaactagtgctacgctAAGTtctatattgagctttttatt
Coding sequences within:
- the LOC137402701 gene encoding uncharacterized protein codes for the protein MTKHLQETDRTVIIHLHERELGYTAIAKQTENNISTVRCTIKRYKEDDTLIDHSKPGRPQAAATRDERILVRKNRQDWFKGSTTLVKDLKGSTGTSIAPRTARRILQKYGLTPRRKSMLTSVHKKHCLEVAK